Proteins from one Acidiphilium multivorum AIU301 genomic window:
- a CDS encoding sigma-54 interaction domain-containing protein, with protein MRHTAYEGFAARPAESVFGNGAQAHTGGAGGRAAADRVMVGQSPAMLRTFELIRRFAPVDAPVLITGETGTGKELAARAIHDRSNACDGRFVAINCAALPASLIASELFGYEKGAFTGAAARRVGLIEMADGGSLFLDEIGDLPLELQGHLLRFLQEGQIFRLGGREPVSVRTRVIAATHVDLHRAIEDGRFREDLFYRLNVLQIEMPPLRARDGDIELLAMVVLRSAVRELGLAIDGFSPEALAALRRHGWPGNVRELVSTVRRAAVMASGRLIEAADLALPAPREPARQRVATGPHGAIDREAVLAALARCGQNRARAARELGIARVTLYRVLQRAATTDPNRETIDED; from the coding sequence ATGCGACATACCGCTTACGAAGGTTTCGCCGCCCGACCTGCCGAGTCCGTCTTTGGCAACGGGGCACAGGCCCATACCGGCGGTGCGGGCGGCAGAGCGGCAGCGGACCGGGTGATGGTCGGCCAGTCTCCGGCGATGCTCAGGACATTCGAGCTGATCCGGAGATTCGCACCGGTCGATGCGCCAGTGCTCATCACCGGGGAGACCGGCACGGGAAAGGAACTCGCCGCCCGCGCGATCCATGACAGGTCAAACGCCTGCGACGGCCGTTTCGTGGCGATCAACTGCGCCGCCCTGCCCGCCAGCCTGATTGCCTCGGAACTGTTCGGCTACGAGAAAGGCGCCTTTACCGGGGCCGCCGCCCGGCGGGTCGGGCTGATCGAGATGGCCGATGGCGGCTCTCTCTTCCTGGACGAGATCGGCGACCTGCCTCTCGAATTGCAGGGTCATCTGCTGCGATTCCTTCAGGAGGGGCAGATCTTCCGCCTTGGCGGACGCGAGCCGGTCAGCGTGCGCACCCGCGTCATCGCCGCCACCCATGTCGATCTCCACCGCGCGATCGAGGACGGGCGGTTCCGCGAGGATCTGTTCTACCGGCTCAACGTCCTGCAGATCGAGATGCCACCGCTGCGCGCCAGGGACGGCGATATCGAGCTCCTCGCCATGGTCGTGCTGCGCAGCGCCGTCCGCGAACTCGGCCTCGCGATCGACGGATTCTCGCCCGAGGCGCTGGCGGCGCTGCGCCGGCACGGCTGGCCGGGCAATGTGCGCGAACTGGTCTCGACCGTTCGGCGCGCCGCGGTGATGGCCAGCGGACGGCTGATCGAGGCGGCCGACCTCGCCCTGCCCGCGCCACGAGAGCCGGCACGGCAACGGGTCGCCACCGGCCCGCATGGCGCAATCGACCGCGAGGCCGTGCTCGCGGCCCTGGCACGGTGCGGCCAGAACCGCGCCAGGGCCGCGCGGGAGCTCGGGATTGCCCGCGTCACGCTTTACCGCGTGCTGCAGCGCGCGGCGACGACCGACCCAAACAGGGAGACCATTGATGAGGACTGA
- a CDS encoding methyl-accepting chemotaxis protein has translation MLNKLSIRYQFAALGAFGIVMTLIAMVLGLLASYQIGMQGRKAEIRALVSDAVNITSSFVKMAESGSMPQPQAKALALKALGAARFDHGDYYFVDSRKGIGLQHVDKALIGTDRYDAKDMFGHYTDRVMIDSIRAGHPAFGHYYMPKAGSTKPEPKISFMGQVPGWGWYIGTGAYINDINAEFWRNVSRFAAIFVPIFALFLIVMYLIQRKISSILRAMTAAMTQLARGDFEALVPFTDRKDEIGGMARAVEIFKSAGIEKARLEAEAAALARQRETERARADAEREAAAKQLALVLDAVAGGLEQLAAGRLTFRLNEAFSSEYERLRNDFNVAMDRLQEAMRVVAANTSAIRSGTNEISSAADDLSRRTEQQAATLEETAAALEEITATVRKTAEAAVHARGVVDTAQHDAQRGGTVVSQAVQAMGEIEASSKQIGNIIGVIDEIAFQTNLLALNAGVEAARAGEAGRGFAVVASEVRALAQRSADAAKEIKTLISASNQQVVAGVDLVGQTGRALERIVAQIGEINGVVGEIAASAQEQSTGLVQVNTAVGQMDQTTQQNAAMVEESTAASHNLAQEAEQLASLIARFDLGGVVDTAPRPVKPRPAAPARPAPRHAPRPAVLAALPAAPGRADADDWEDF, from the coding sequence GTGCTCAACAAGCTTTCGATCCGTTACCAGTTTGCCGCGCTCGGTGCGTTCGGCATCGTGATGACGCTTATCGCCATGGTTCTCGGGCTTCTTGCCTCCTACCAGATCGGAATGCAGGGCAGAAAGGCGGAAATCCGCGCCCTTGTCAGTGATGCCGTCAACATCACCAGCAGCTTCGTCAAGATGGCGGAGAGCGGATCCATGCCGCAGCCGCAGGCGAAGGCGCTCGCGCTCAAGGCGCTCGGCGCCGCCCGGTTCGATCATGGCGACTACTATTTCGTGGACAGCCGCAAGGGCATCGGCCTTCAGCATGTCGACAAGGCCCTGATCGGCACCGACCGCTATGATGCGAAGGACATGTTCGGCCACTACACCGACCGGGTCATGATCGATTCGATCCGCGCGGGGCACCCTGCCTTCGGCCACTATTACATGCCCAAGGCTGGATCGACGAAACCCGAGCCCAAGATCTCCTTCATGGGCCAGGTCCCCGGCTGGGGCTGGTACATCGGCACCGGCGCCTACATCAACGACATCAACGCCGAGTTCTGGCGCAATGTCTCGCGTTTCGCCGCGATCTTCGTGCCGATCTTCGCGCTGTTCCTCATCGTGATGTATCTCATCCAGCGCAAGATCAGCTCGATCCTGCGGGCGATGACCGCGGCGATGACCCAACTCGCACGGGGAGATTTCGAGGCCCTCGTGCCGTTCACCGACCGCAAGGACGAAATCGGGGGAATGGCGCGCGCGGTCGAGATCTTCAAGTCGGCGGGCATCGAGAAGGCGCGGCTGGAGGCCGAGGCCGCGGCGCTCGCCCGCCAGCGCGAGACCGAGCGCGCCCGCGCCGATGCCGAACGCGAGGCCGCCGCCAAGCAGCTGGCCCTTGTTCTCGATGCCGTCGCCGGCGGCCTCGAACAACTGGCGGCCGGCCGGCTCACCTTCCGCCTGAACGAGGCCTTCTCGTCCGAATACGAGCGTCTTCGCAACGATTTCAATGTTGCGATGGACCGCCTGCAGGAGGCGATGCGCGTTGTGGCCGCCAACACGTCGGCGATCCGCTCCGGAACGAACGAGATTTCCTCGGCCGCCGATGATCTCTCGCGCCGCACCGAGCAGCAGGCCGCCACCCTCGAGGAAACCGCCGCAGCACTCGAAGAGATCACCGCGACGGTGCGCAAGACCGCGGAGGCCGCGGTCCATGCGCGCGGTGTCGTCGATACGGCGCAGCACGACGCCCAGCGCGGCGGCACCGTGGTGTCCCAGGCCGTGCAGGCGATGGGCGAGATCGAGGCGTCGTCGAAGCAGATCGGCAACATCATCGGCGTGATCGACGAGATCGCCTTCCAGACCAACCTGCTGGCGCTGAACGCGGGTGTCGAGGCGGCGCGGGCCGGCGAGGCGGGGCGCGGTTTCGCCGTGGTCGCCTCCGAGGTGCGCGCGCTGGCGCAGCGTTCGGCCGACGCGGCCAAGGAGATCAAGACGCTGATTTCCGCATCGAACCAGCAGGTGGTCGCGGGGGTCGACCTGGTCGGGCAGACCGGCCGGGCGCTGGAGCGGATCGTTGCCCAGATCGGCGAGATCAACGGCGTCGTCGGCGAAATCGCCGCCTCGGCGCAGGAGCAGTCGACCGGCCTGGTGCAGGTGAATACCGCCGTCGGCCAGATGGACCAGACCACGCAGCAGAATGCCGCCATGGTCGAGGAATCCACCGCCGCCAGCCATAACCTCGCGCAGGAGGCGGAACAGCTTGCCAGCCTCATCGCACGGTTTGATCTCGGTGGCGTCGTGGACACGGCGCCGCGACCGGTGAAGCCGCGCCCTGCCGCGCCCGCAAGGCCGGCGCCGCGTCACGCGCCAAGACCGGCCGTCCTCGCGGCTCTCCCGGCGGCTCCAGGCCGTGCCGACGCCGATGACTGGGAAGATTTCTGA
- a CDS encoding SMP-30/gluconolactonase/LRE family protein yields the protein MSAWQPAGCYPDPAIHTLSPSFARYRLFNAAVERLAEGCRWAEGPVWFGDGRFLLWSDIPNDRMLRWDETDGSVSVFRQSSGHANGNTRDRQGRLITCEHGGRRVIRTEIDGSITVLADGFGGRRLNSPNDVVVKSDGSIWFTDPPFGIAGWYEGHRAVAELAPAIYRIDPVTGTVTMVADDIAGPNGLAFSPDESRLYVVASRSEPHRAIHVFDVVDGSRLANNRRLIDAGPGGTPDGFRVDIDGNLWCGWGMGDPALDGVMVFDPEGTPIGRIALPERCANVCFGGRHRNRLFMAASRSIYALYVNTQGVRGG from the coding sequence GTGAGCGCCTGGCAGCCGGCCGGGTGCTACCCCGATCCGGCGATCCACACGCTCTCGCCGTCCTTCGCGCGCTACCGGCTGTTCAACGCGGCGGTCGAGCGGCTGGCCGAGGGATGCCGCTGGGCCGAAGGGCCAGTCTGGTTCGGCGATGGGCGCTTCCTGCTGTGGAGCGACATTCCGAACGACCGGATGCTGCGGTGGGATGAGACCGATGGCAGCGTCAGCGTGTTCCGCCAGTCCTCGGGCCATGCCAACGGCAACACCCGCGACCGGCAGGGCCGGCTGATCACCTGCGAGCATGGCGGGCGGCGTGTCATCCGCACCGAGATCGATGGCAGCATCACCGTGCTGGCGGACGGATTCGGCGGGCGGCGGCTCAATTCGCCCAACGACGTCGTGGTGAAATCCGATGGCAGCATCTGGTTCACCGATCCGCCGTTCGGCATTGCCGGGTGGTATGAGGGGCATCGCGCCGTGGCGGAGCTGGCCCCGGCGATCTACCGAATCGACCCGGTGACGGGCACTGTCACTATGGTGGCCGACGACATCGCGGGACCGAACGGACTGGCGTTCTCGCCGGATGAGAGCCGGCTTTACGTCGTCGCCTCGCGATCGGAGCCCCACCGCGCCATTCACGTGTTCGACGTGGTGGACGGAAGCCGCCTTGCGAACAACCGGCGGCTGATCGATGCCGGCCCAGGCGGCACGCCGGACGGCTTCCGCGTCGATATCGATGGCAATCTCTGGTGCGGCTGGGGCATGGGCGACCCGGCGCTTGACGGGGTGATGGTCTTCGATCCCGAGGGAACGCCGATCGGCCGCATCGCCTTGCCGGAACGCTGCGCCAATGTCTGTTTCGGCGGGCGGCACCGCAACCGGCTGTTCATGGCGGCGAGCCGGAGCATCTACGCGCTCTACGTCAACACCCAGGGCGTGCGCGGCGGCTGA
- a CDS encoding ABC transporter permease → MSALSVDTRRILYAIAAAIALFLIGEAAHPGFLSGGSVSSILVIASFVGLVAAGQCFVILIGGIDLSVPWVLNAAAILLTTTSLGKNAAAPEAIVVALGMGLLVGAANGIGVAFLGIPAVVMTLAMNGIVEGLTLGLTGGFTCSSCSSYAPPAIQTLAHGTLLGIPDALWLWAVITALVSGALAVTRFGRATYALGTNPLAATLAGIDARRMTILLYALCGGFAALGGVMLVGFGGQASLGLGDPYLFTSIAAVVIGGVNILGGRGNYLGVAAGAVSLTVLVSVLLALSMPDYVRSIAYGVVILALLLAYGREKER, encoded by the coding sequence ATGAGCGCGCTCTCCGTCGACACGCGGCGCATCCTCTATGCGATCGCCGCCGCCATCGCCCTGTTCCTGATCGGCGAAGCCGCCCATCCCGGCTTCCTGTCCGGCGGCAGCGTTTCCTCGATCCTGGTGATCGCCTCCTTCGTCGGCCTGGTGGCGGCGGGGCAGTGCTTCGTCATCCTGATCGGCGGCATCGATCTTTCGGTGCCCTGGGTGCTCAACGCCGCGGCGATCCTGCTCACCACCACCTCGCTCGGCAAGAACGCCGCCGCGCCGGAGGCGATCGTGGTCGCCCTCGGCATGGGGCTGCTCGTCGGCGCCGCGAACGGGATCGGTGTTGCCTTCCTCGGCATTCCCGCGGTGGTGATGACTCTCGCCATGAACGGCATCGTCGAGGGGCTGACCCTCGGGCTGACCGGCGGCTTCACCTGCTCGTCGTGCTCGTCCTACGCGCCGCCGGCGATCCAGACCCTGGCGCATGGCACCCTGCTCGGCATTCCCGACGCGCTCTGGCTCTGGGCGGTGATTACCGCGCTGGTGAGCGGCGCCCTCGCCGTGACGCGGTTCGGACGCGCGACCTACGCACTCGGCACCAACCCGCTCGCCGCGACCCTCGCGGGGATCGACGCGCGGCGGATGACGATCCTGCTCTATGCATTGTGCGGCGGGTTCGCGGCACTCGGCGGCGTCATGCTGGTGGGCTTCGGCGGGCAGGCCTCGCTCGGGCTGGGCGATCCCTACCTGTTCACCTCGATCGCCGCGGTGGTGATCGGCGGCGTGAACATCCTCGGTGGGCGCGGCAATTATCTCGGCGTCGCCGCCGGCGCGGTCAGCCTGACCGTGCTGGTCTCGGTGCTGCTCGCGCTTTCGATGCCCGATTATGTCCGCAGCATCGCCTATGGCGTCGTCATCCTCGCGCTGCTGCTCGCCTATGGGCGGGAGAAGGAACGGTGA
- a CDS encoding ABC transporter permease, whose translation MPPDATAAALPRGSRLGHTIAQNIGLILACAILILAVFGFALIYGIEQHRLPGNFELTSAVNSAIPLVFAAVGQSFVVLTRGIDLSVGGVVDLANAMAAVTMGKTLGSALGWSAIILMTGAACGLVNGLLVAFGRLPPIVVTLATLSIFQGLAIRVLPEPGGAIPPAYTNLLVNPNGPWALVYILVLGLGWAAFRRSRMGVDLYAIGNDEASASALGVNVLRTKIIAYVLDGTLGAAAGLFLAASATAGDATTGNSYTLSSIVAVVLGGISLFGGRGSAIGAIAGAFITTLIVNILFFGHVNPLYQSFYEGVFLIIAVVLGGAIGGAIRRRR comes from the coding sequence ATGCCGCCTGACGCCACGGCCGCCGCGCTGCCGCGCGGAAGCCGCCTCGGCCACACGATCGCCCAGAATATCGGGCTGATCCTCGCCTGCGCGATCCTGATCCTCGCGGTGTTCGGCTTCGCGCTGATCTACGGGATCGAACAGCATCGCCTGCCGGGCAATTTCGAGCTGACCTCGGCCGTCAACTCCGCCATCCCGCTGGTCTTTGCCGCGGTCGGGCAGAGTTTCGTGGTGCTGACCCGCGGAATCGACCTCTCGGTCGGCGGTGTCGTCGATCTCGCCAATGCGATGGCCGCCGTGACCATGGGCAAGACGCTTGGCAGCGCGCTCGGCTGGTCCGCGATCATCCTGATGACGGGGGCGGCCTGCGGGCTGGTGAACGGGTTGCTGGTCGCGTTCGGCCGGTTGCCGCCGATCGTGGTCACCCTGGCGACCCTGTCGATCTTCCAGGGCCTGGCGATCCGCGTCCTGCCCGAGCCGGGCGGCGCGATCCCACCCGCCTACACGAACCTGCTGGTCAACCCCAACGGGCCGTGGGCGCTGGTCTACATCCTGGTGCTGGGCCTGGGCTGGGCGGCGTTCCGGCGGTCGCGCATGGGCGTGGATCTCTATGCGATCGGCAATGACGAGGCCTCGGCCTCGGCGCTGGGCGTGAACGTGCTGCGCACCAAGATCATCGCCTATGTGCTCGACGGCACGCTGGGCGCTGCGGCCGGGCTGTTCCTTGCCGCCTCGGCCACAGCGGGCGACGCGACGACCGGCAACTCCTACACGCTGTCATCGATCGTCGCGGTCGTGCTCGGCGGTATTTCGCTGTTCGGCGGACGCGGCTCGGCGATCGGCGCGATCGCCGGCGCCTTCATCACCACCCTCATCGTCAACATCCTGTTCTTTGGTCACGTGAACCCGCTCTACCAGTCCTTCTACGAAGGCGTGTTCCTGATCATCGCGGTCGTGCTGGGCGGCGCCATCGGCGGCGCGATCAGGCGGCGGCGATGA
- a CDS encoding sugar ABC transporter ATP-binding protein, producing MTAPAIAARGISKSFGGVKALTRASIAVARGRVHALVGENGAGKSTLIKILGGRIPPDEGTVEMAEAGLRVGTVFQELTLLPFMTVAENLLLGREPRTGLGLIDRAAMPAIAEAELAGLGITHIDTRALAADISLAERQIIEIARVIMSEPQVLLLDEPTSALVEREVAWLFGQIRALREKGAAIVFTSHRWGEITSIADEITIFRNGTDVGTFTSIAEDEAITLMTGQKLDAVFPPRDAPPAAPARLTLRGARAEGTGLLDLDLHPGEILGIGGLAGHGHRALFFGLFGAPGFREGRVEIDGKPVRIASSRDAMRAGIALVPEDRKSEGLFLSLSVRDNFTLPILRRLSRFGILRLGAERALVAENIRRLAVRTPSAAQRVGALSGGNQQKVLLGRWLMTQSRILLLYDVTRGVDVATKHEIYELVAGLAREGYAILFYSSDAEELAHLCHRVKVMRRGAFVAEIAAADLSAEAIVAAAMRESGQKEVPNAA from the coding sequence ATGACCGCGCCCGCAATCGCGGCGCGTGGCATCAGCAAGTCGTTCGGCGGCGTCAAGGCCCTTACCAGGGCCTCGATCGCCGTCGCACGCGGCAGAGTTCATGCGCTGGTGGGCGAGAACGGCGCCGGCAAGTCGACCCTGATCAAGATTCTCGGCGGCCGCATCCCGCCGGATGAAGGCACGGTGGAAATGGCCGAGGCCGGGCTGCGCGTCGGCACCGTGTTCCAGGAACTGACGCTGCTGCCCTTCATGACCGTGGCGGAAAACCTGCTGCTCGGCCGCGAACCGCGCACCGGGCTTGGCCTGATCGACCGGGCCGCGATGCCGGCGATCGCCGAGGCGGAACTCGCCGGACTCGGGATCACCCATATCGACACCCGCGCCCTTGCCGCCGATATCTCGCTCGCCGAGCGACAGATCATCGAGATTGCCCGGGTCATCATGTCCGAGCCGCAGGTGCTGCTGCTCGACGAGCCGACCTCGGCGCTGGTCGAGCGCGAGGTGGCCTGGCTGTTCGGGCAGATCCGCGCGCTGCGCGAGAAGGGGGCGGCGATCGTCTTCACCTCGCACCGCTGGGGCGAGATCACGAGCATCGCCGACGAAATCACCATTTTCCGCAACGGCACCGATGTCGGCACCTTCACCTCGATCGCCGAGGACGAGGCGATCACGCTGATGACCGGCCAGAAGCTCGATGCGGTCTTTCCGCCGCGCGACGCCCCGCCGGCGGCGCCGGCGCGCCTCACGCTGCGCGGCGCGCGGGCCGAGGGGACCGGGCTGCTCGATCTCGACCTGCATCCGGGCGAGATCCTCGGCATCGGCGGCCTCGCCGGGCACGGCCATCGCGCCCTGTTCTTCGGCCTGTTCGGCGCGCCAGGCTTCCGCGAGGGGCGGGTCGAGATCGACGGCAAGCCGGTGCGCATCGCCTCGTCGCGCGACGCCATGCGCGCCGGCATCGCGCTCGTGCCGGAGGACCGCAAGAGCGAGGGGCTGTTCCTGTCGCTCTCCGTGCGCGACAATTTCACTCTGCCGATCCTGCGCCGGCTCTCCCGTTTCGGCATTCTGCGGCTGGGGGCGGAGCGCGCGCTGGTGGCTGAAAACATCCGGCGGCTCGCCGTGCGGACGCCCTCGGCGGCGCAGCGCGTCGGCGCGCTGTCGGGCGGCAACCAGCAGAAGGTGCTGCTCGGCCGCTGGCTGATGACGCAGTCGCGCATCCTGCTGCTCTACGACGTCACCCGCGGCGTCGATGTCGCGACCAAGCACGAGATCTATGAACTCGTCGCCGGGCTCGCGCGCGAGGGCTATGCGATCCTGTTCTATTCGTCGGATGCCGAGGAACTCGCCCATCTCTGCCATCGGGTGAAGGTGATGCGGCGCGGCGCCTTCGTCGCCGAGATTGCGGCGGCGGACCTGTCCGCGGAGGCGATCGTCGCCGCCGCCATGCGTGAATCCGGTCAGAAAGAGGTGCCCAATGCCGCCTGA
- a CDS encoding sugar ABC transporter substrate-binding protein produces the protein MEFDNQTADPIGGLDLTGATRRTLITGLAGGLGLAALPRFGLANGRKLKIALSNSYIGNEWRIEMVNLFKAALQMEPYKSEIEGSYYNSGNNVSQESQQISGMIAERADAILVDAASPTGLNGIIQQAHARGILVVSFDNVVTTPAALKVNTDQFKFGETLAEWLVKKLGGKGNVIMVTGVAGTTVNQQRNLGAESVWKKHPGIKVVSRFAGDWDSATAEKNTASVLPSLPKVDGIWCQGGTDGVLKAFIAANRPLPPTAGEAENGFRKFMVGYMGHKVDGLSIGQPPYLVLVALELARQVLNKKYPRKDITIPFPFVTDATVKPGVTVFPNLPDSFFADFTDSGPDAVVKVCVDAALHGKPCGGKLTVHLPKA, from the coding sequence ATGGAATTCGACAACCAGACCGCTGATCCGATCGGCGGCCTCGATCTGACGGGCGCAACGCGCCGCACGCTGATCACCGGCCTCGCGGGCGGGCTCGGCCTGGCGGCCCTGCCCCGCTTCGGCCTCGCCAACGGCCGCAAGCTCAAGATCGCGCTCTCGAACTCGTATATCGGCAACGAGTGGCGCATCGAGATGGTCAACCTCTTCAAGGCGGCGCTGCAGATGGAGCCGTACAAGAGCGAGATCGAAGGCTCCTACTACAACTCCGGCAACAACGTCTCGCAGGAAAGCCAGCAGATTTCCGGCATGATCGCCGAGCGGGCCGACGCCATCCTGGTCGACGCCGCCTCGCCGACCGGGCTGAACGGCATCATCCAGCAGGCGCATGCGCGCGGCATCCTCGTCGTCTCCTTCGACAATGTCGTCACCACGCCGGCGGCGCTGAAGGTGAACACCGACCAGTTCAAGTTCGGCGAAACCCTCGCCGAGTGGCTGGTGAAGAAGCTCGGCGGCAAGGGCAACGTCATCATGGTGACCGGCGTTGCCGGCACGACGGTGAACCAGCAGCGCAATCTCGGCGCCGAATCGGTGTGGAAGAAGCACCCCGGCATCAAGGTGGTCAGCCGCTTCGCGGGCGACTGGGATTCGGCGACCGCGGAGAAGAACACCGCCTCCGTGCTGCCCTCGCTGCCCAAGGTCGACGGCATCTGGTGCCAGGGCGGAACCGACGGCGTGCTGAAGGCGTTCATCGCCGCCAACCGTCCGCTGCCGCCCACCGCCGGCGAGGCCGAGAACGGGTTCCGCAAGTTCATGGTCGGCTACATGGGCCACAAGGTCGATGGCCTGTCGATCGGCCAGCCGCCCTATCTGGTGCTCGTCGCCCTTGAACTGGCGCGCCAGGTGCTGAACAAGAAGTATCCGCGCAAGGACATCACCATTCCGTTCCCGTTCGTGACTGACGCGACGGTGAAACCCGGCGTGACGGTGTTCCCCAACCTGCCGGACAGCTTCTTCGCCGACTTCACCGACAGCGGACCTGACGCGGTCGTGAAGGTCTGCGTCGATGCCGCGCTGCATGGCAAGCCCTGCGGCGGCAAGCTGACCGTTCACCTGCCCAAGGCATGA
- a CDS encoding SMP-30/gluconolactonase/LRE family protein — translation MSEAFHVYDERFRSMLLFNAAIEKIATGFRWAEGPVWIGEQNCLLWSDIPNDRMMRWTTNGTVDVYRAPARHTNGHTRDRQGRLISCEHGGRCVSRTEYDGSVTILVDRFEGKRLNSPNDVVVKSDGTIWFTDPDYGIWSDYEGHRAESEIGACNVYRFDPASGALGIVASDYERPNGIAFSPDESKLYVADTGMTHRPDGPHHIRVHDVIDGARLGPGRVFAEIPNGFADGFRLDEHGNVWSSCGTANGVAVFAPDGTPLGKIDLPEATSNLVFGGPNRNRLFMTATSSVYALYVAVRGNKTV, via the coding sequence ATGTCCGAGGCTTTTCACGTCTATGACGAACGCTTTCGTTCGATGCTGCTGTTCAATGCGGCAATCGAGAAAATCGCCACGGGCTTCCGCTGGGCGGAAGGGCCGGTGTGGATCGGCGAGCAGAACTGCCTGCTGTGGAGCGACATTCCGAACGACCGGATGATGCGCTGGACGACCAACGGGACGGTCGACGTCTATCGCGCGCCGGCGCGGCACACCAACGGCCATACCCGCGACCGCCAGGGGCGGCTGATCAGCTGCGAGCATGGCGGCCGCTGTGTCAGCCGCACCGAATACGATGGCTCGGTGACCATCCTGGTCGACCGTTTCGAGGGCAAGCGGCTCAATTCGCCCAACGACGTCGTCGTGAAATCGGACGGCACGATCTGGTTTACCGACCCCGATTACGGCATCTGGAGCGACTATGAGGGCCACCGCGCGGAGAGCGAGATCGGCGCCTGCAACGTCTATCGCTTCGATCCGGCCAGCGGTGCGCTCGGCATCGTCGCCAGCGATTACGAGCGGCCGAACGGCATCGCGTTCAGCCCGGATGAATCGAAACTCTATGTCGCCGATACCGGCATGACCCACCGGCCCGATGGCCCGCATCACATCCGGGTGCATGACGTGATCGACGGCGCGCGGCTCGGGCCGGGCAGGGTCTTCGCGGAAATCCCGAACGGTTTCGCCGATGGCTTCCGGCTCGACGAGCACGGCAATGTCTGGTCGAGCTGCGGCACGGCGAACGGCGTTGCCGTCTTCGCGCCGGACGGCACGCCGCTCGGCAAGATCGACCTGCCGGAGGCGACCAGCAACCTCGTGTTCGGCGGACCGAACCGCAACCGCCTGTTCATGACGGCGACGAGCTCGGTTTATGCGCTCTACGTCGCAGTACGCGGCAACAAGACAGTGTAA
- a CDS encoding 2-dehydro-3-deoxy-6-phosphogalactonate aldolase, with protein sequence MATLKDHLDACPLVAILRGISPDEAEAVGEALVGAGLRIIEVPLNSPDPFESIARLARRFGDRALIGAGTVMTAADIARLGGAGGRLMVTPHADPDLVREAKRHGLLALPGFFTPAEAFALIGAGADGLKLFPAEAASPAVLKALRAVLPPALPVLPVGGVSPETMAPWRAAGAMGFGIGSGLYRPGDDAAAVREKADAFISALKA encoded by the coding sequence ATGGCGACACTGAAAGATCATCTCGACGCCTGCCCGCTGGTCGCGATCCTGCGCGGCATTTCGCCGGACGAGGCGGAGGCGGTGGGCGAGGCGCTGGTCGGGGCCGGGCTGCGGATCATCGAGGTGCCGCTGAACTCGCCCGACCCGTTCGAGAGCATCGCCCGCCTCGCCCGCCGCTTCGGCGACCGCGCGCTGATCGGGGCCGGAACGGTGATGACGGCCGCGGACATCGCCCGGCTTGGCGGCGCCGGCGGACGGCTGATGGTCACCCCGCACGCCGATCCCGATCTCGTGCGGGAGGCCAAGCGGCACGGGCTGCTCGCCCTGCCCGGCTTTTTCACCCCGGCCGAGGCTTTCGCGCTGATCGGGGCCGGCGCGGACGGGCTGAAGCTGTTTCCGGCCGAGGCGGCGAGCCCGGCGGTGCTCAAGGCCCTGCGCGCGGTGCTGCCGCCGGCGCTGCCGGTGCTGCCGGTCGGCGGCGTATCGCCGGAGACGATGGCGCCCTGGCGCGCCGCCGGGGCGATGGGATTCGGCATCGGCTCCGGGCTCTATCGCCCGGGCGATGACGCCGCCGCGGTGCGCGAAAAGGCGGACGCGTTCATCTCTGCGCTCAAGGCCTGA